The Cohnella abietis genome has a segment encoding these proteins:
- the mutM gene encoding DNA-formamidopyrimidine glycosylase, whose protein sequence is MPELPEVETVRRTLSQLITGKQIDRVTVSLPRILQKPDDPLVFAAQLEGRTFQSVERRGKFLRLVMDGLVLVSHLRMEGRYGLFDSETLPEKHTHVIFHFTDGTELRYKDVRQFGTMHLFMPGEELQAPPLNKLGLEPLEEGFTLEVFRRALGKRSTKIKPLLLNQEVVVGLGNIYVDEALHMAGIHPETSANELKRKEQELLHLAIVETLSAAVEAGGSSIKSYVNGQGEMGLFQHSLKAYGRTGEPCLNCGNLIEKSVVGGRGTHICPKCQKQPHNNISKSDSNSMNTLKQRNNKVKDRLDGLDN, encoded by the coding sequence ATGCCGGAATTGCCTGAGGTTGAAACGGTCCGCAGAACTTTAAGCCAGCTGATTACAGGTAAACAAATTGATCGGGTCACAGTAAGCTTGCCGCGAATTCTTCAGAAGCCGGACGATCCTTTAGTGTTCGCGGCTCAGCTTGAGGGTAGAACCTTTCAATCGGTTGAGCGTCGGGGTAAGTTTTTACGATTAGTTATGGATGGACTCGTCCTTGTTTCCCATCTTCGGATGGAGGGACGCTATGGGCTATTTGACTCAGAAACGTTGCCGGAGAAGCATACCCATGTTATTTTCCATTTTACCGATGGTACAGAATTACGTTATAAGGATGTTCGGCAGTTTGGAACAATGCATTTGTTTATGCCAGGAGAAGAATTACAAGCTCCTCCGCTGAATAAACTGGGATTGGAGCCTTTGGAAGAGGGGTTTACGCTGGAAGTGTTCCGGCGTGCACTCGGCAAACGGTCGACAAAGATCAAGCCGCTGTTGCTCAATCAAGAAGTCGTTGTTGGATTGGGTAACATTTACGTTGATGAAGCGCTGCATATGGCGGGTATTCATCCGGAGACGTCGGCCAACGAGTTAAAGCGGAAGGAGCAAGAGCTTCTCCATCTTGCGATCGTTGAGACTTTGTCGGCTGCTGTGGAAGCCGGAGGCTCCTCCATTAAATCCTATGTTAACGGTCAAGGTGAGATGGGGTTATTCCAGCATAGCTTGAAGGCTTATGGCAGAACAGGTGAGCCTTGTCTGAATTGCGGCAACCTCATAGAGAAATCAGTAGTAGGTGGTCGAGGTACTCATATTTGTCCAAAGTGCCAGAAGCAGCCACATAATAACATCAGCAAGAGTGATTCTAACAGCATGAATACGCTAAAACAACGTAACAATAAGGTCAAGGATCGGTTAGATGGTTTAGATAATTAG
- the polA gene encoding DNA polymerase I, producing MDKLVLIDGNSIINRAFYALPPLTNSSGIHTNAVLGFTTMLLKILEEEKPSHLLVAFDAGKVTFRHEGYAEYKGGRQKTPPELSEQFPLLKELLQAFSISQFELPGYEADDIIGTMSRLAEEQGKSAIVVSGDKDMLQLATEQVSVLITRKGVSEVERYTPGTIGEKYGLSPNQIIDLKGLMGDASDNIPGVPGVGEKTALKLLQEYGTVENVLEHVSDIKGKLRENIEAHMDDARMSKQLATIFREVPVEHSLDDVAWKGYDSAALAAAFRKLEFKNLAERLNLGEADEATIAESAETASHYEVIRVDADGWDRLNAALPEAEAVLVDFVGDNPHHGQGMGIAIVAGTNCYVVPYDYLSKAESATLTAWLGDPAANKISYDLHGVELVLARSGIVMKGQAFDVQLVAYLLDPTEADPSLQGLLHRYHLAPILSDDAVYGKGAKFHIPAGEELAKHLAAKVDAIRRLKPLLAEQLEQLGMNHLYYELEQPLSSVLAGMEKQGISVNAAALQDLGTEFQRRIEEMTKAIYDAAGFEFNIGSPKQLGEVLFDRLGLPVIKKTKTGYSTDAEVLERLEPYHDIVRLILHYRQLTKLQSTYIEGLLKEIRPESGKIHTFYRQTIAATGRLSSQFPNLQNIPIRMEEGRQIRKAFVPSEPGWHILAADYSQIELRVLAHISGDDGLKEAFLNEMDVHTKTAMDVFGVQAEQVDSNMRRQAKAVNFGIVYGISSYGLSQNLDISRDQATAFIEQYFQAFPGVRRYMDTIVEQAKKDGYVTTLLERRRYLPEIRHSNFNLRSFAERTAMNTPIQGTAADIIKLAMMRMDEALRERGLQSRMLLQVHDELVFEVPEEELEIMKKLVPEVMKNALVLDVPLLADVSVGNNWYEAK from the coding sequence ATGGACAAGCTGGTCTTAATTGACGGAAACAGTATAATAAATCGTGCTTTTTATGCGTTGCCGCCTTTGACGAACAGCAGTGGGATTCATACGAACGCGGTACTTGGATTTACAACGATGCTGCTTAAAATATTAGAAGAAGAAAAGCCAAGTCATTTGCTCGTCGCCTTCGATGCAGGCAAGGTTACTTTTCGCCATGAGGGCTATGCAGAGTATAAGGGTGGACGCCAGAAGACACCTCCGGAGCTGTCTGAGCAATTTCCGCTTCTGAAGGAGCTTCTTCAAGCCTTTTCAATTTCGCAGTTTGAGCTTCCAGGCTATGAGGCGGACGATATTATCGGGACGATGTCTAGGCTTGCCGAAGAGCAAGGGAAATCCGCTATTGTCGTATCAGGGGATAAGGATATGCTTCAGCTTGCGACAGAGCAAGTAAGCGTGCTTATTACTCGTAAAGGTGTTAGCGAGGTAGAGCGCTACACTCCAGGGACGATTGGGGAGAAATACGGACTCAGTCCTAACCAGATTATTGACCTTAAAGGTCTTATGGGTGACGCGAGCGATAATATTCCGGGCGTACCCGGAGTTGGTGAGAAGACAGCCTTGAAGCTGCTGCAAGAATACGGAACGGTTGAAAATGTGTTGGAGCATGTCAGCGATATTAAAGGGAAGCTACGTGAAAATATCGAGGCTCATATGGATGATGCTCGGATGAGCAAGCAGCTTGCAACGATATTCCGCGAGGTTCCAGTTGAGCATTCCCTCGATGATGTGGCTTGGAAGGGCTACGACTCTGCTGCTCTTGCAGCGGCGTTTCGTAAGCTGGAGTTTAAGAACCTGGCCGAAAGATTGAACTTAGGTGAGGCGGATGAAGCGACAATAGCGGAGAGCGCTGAGACGGCCTCACATTATGAAGTAATAAGAGTTGATGCGGACGGATGGGATCGGTTAAACGCTGCGCTTCCGGAGGCAGAAGCTGTCTTAGTCGATTTTGTAGGAGATAATCCGCATCATGGTCAAGGCATGGGGATCGCAATTGTTGCGGGAACGAATTGTTATGTTGTTCCTTATGACTACCTCTCAAAGGCGGAAAGCGCAACTCTTACTGCATGGCTTGGGGACCCCGCCGCTAACAAGATCAGCTATGACCTGCATGGTGTAGAGCTAGTATTAGCTCGTTCAGGCATAGTGATGAAGGGACAGGCATTCGATGTACAGCTTGTCGCTTACTTGCTTGATCCAACTGAAGCAGACCCTTCTCTTCAAGGGCTGCTGCATCGTTATCATCTGGCTCCTATTCTGTCGGACGATGCTGTCTATGGCAAAGGTGCTAAATTCCATATCCCTGCAGGAGAAGAGCTTGCAAAGCACTTAGCAGCCAAAGTCGATGCGATTCGTAGGCTAAAGCCGCTTCTTGCGGAACAGCTTGAGCAGCTCGGTATGAATCATTTGTATTATGAGCTTGAGCAGCCATTGTCCAGCGTGTTAGCGGGAATGGAGAAGCAAGGGATATCCGTTAATGCTGCAGCATTACAGGATTTAGGGACGGAGTTCCAGCGTCGCATTGAAGAGATGACGAAAGCCATATACGATGCTGCAGGGTTTGAGTTTAATATAGGTTCACCTAAGCAATTAGGTGAGGTGTTATTCGACAGACTTGGGCTTCCCGTTATTAAAAAAACGAAAACAGGATACTCGACGGATGCGGAGGTGCTTGAGAGGCTAGAGCCGTATCATGACATCGTCCGGTTAATCTTGCACTATCGTCAGCTGACGAAGCTGCAATCAACTTATATAGAAGGCTTGCTGAAAGAAATTCGTCCGGAATCGGGTAAAATTCATACGTTCTATCGACAAACAATTGCGGCTACGGGAAGGCTATCGAGCCAATTCCCTAACCTACAGAATATTCCAATCCGTATGGAGGAAGGCCGTCAGATTCGCAAAGCCTTTGTCCCTTCTGAGCCGGGCTGGCATATTCTGGCGGCTGACTATTCGCAAATTGAGCTGCGCGTGCTCGCTCATATATCTGGCGATGATGGACTAAAGGAAGCATTTCTCAATGAGATGGATGTTCACACCAAAACAGCGATGGATGTATTCGGAGTCCAAGCCGAGCAAGTAGACAGCAATATGCGTCGACAGGCCAAAGCAGTAAACTTTGGTATTGTCTATGGCATTAGCAGCTACGGTCTTTCGCAGAATTTGGACATTTCACGTGACCAGGCTACAGCTTTTATCGAGCAATATTTTCAGGCGTTCCCGGGCGTTCGTCGTTATATGGATACGATTGTGGAGCAAGCCAAGAAGGATGGGTATGTGACAACTCTTCTAGAGCGTCGCCGTTATTTGCCAGAAATTCGTCATTCTAACTTTAATCTTCGATCCTTCGCCGAACGGACGGCTATGAATACACCGATACAGGGTACAGCCGCAGATATTATTAAGCTAGCGATGATGCGAATGGACGAAGCGCTTCGCGAACGTGGATTGCAAAGCCGTATGCTGCTACAGGTACACGATGAATTAGTATTCGAAGTGCCGGAAGAGGAATTGGAAATCATGAAAAAGCTAGTGCCTGAGGTTATGAAAAATGCATTAGTTCTTGATGTTCCACTATTGGCAGATGTTAGTGTGGGGAACAACTGGTACGAAGCGAAGTAA
- a CDS encoding EAL domain-containing protein has protein sequence MMTSWFGMDQFIDQIEQHQNMGLIGIDLSEWKVGFRSEFQEEGFNWSNWIAITMGRNDLRFGDVISNHLFLYAELSSLFSEEESEAYLRGLAKRIREAIVAQAGGVMGNPQLQRHPERGIGYAQLSRLQTLSLRDTIYEGVMKVAGQIHESLSNQSEWELRFELDRLLSESSIKSVYQPIMRLGDGRVFGYEALTRCPEGSLFDGPLSLFQFAEKHNMAFALDRLAREKAIRHCPSLGSVQKIFINVTMGIINDPHFVSGQTVRWLNERGLYPEQVVFELTERSSIDDFEAAKKILAHYRSQGYEIAIDDAGAGYSSLQSIVELSPDYIKVDRSLVRMADKDEMKKHMLRTFVRFAKKMNIRTVAEGIERPEELRLLRAMGFDYAQGYLIGRPSEFPSAVIMGAVPKV, from the coding sequence ATGATGACATCATGGTTTGGAATGGATCAATTTATTGATCAAATCGAGCAGCATCAGAATATGGGCTTAATTGGCATTGATCTATCAGAGTGGAAGGTTGGATTTAGGTCTGAATTCCAAGAGGAAGGTTTTAATTGGTCCAACTGGATTGCGATTACAATGGGACGCAATGATCTAAGGTTTGGAGATGTGATTTCCAATCACTTGTTCTTATATGCGGAATTGTCTAGCCTCTTTAGCGAAGAGGAGAGTGAGGCCTACCTGCGGGGCTTAGCTAAGCGCATCAGGGAAGCTATCGTCGCGCAGGCCGGAGGCGTCATGGGTAATCCTCAGCTACAGCGACACCCAGAAAGAGGGATTGGTTACGCACAATTGTCTCGCCTGCAAACGCTATCTCTTAGAGACACTATTTATGAAGGTGTAATGAAGGTTGCGGGGCAAATACATGAATCGTTATCCAATCAAAGTGAATGGGAGCTACGCTTTGAGCTTGATAGACTCCTATCGGAAAGCAGCATTAAGAGTGTATACCAGCCGATCATGCGACTCGGTGACGGAAGAGTGTTCGGATATGAGGCATTAACTAGGTGTCCTGAAGGCAGCCTGTTTGATGGTCCGCTTTCTTTATTCCAATTCGCAGAGAAACACAATATGGCTTTCGCGTTGGATCGATTGGCAAGAGAAAAGGCTATTCGACATTGTCCCTCTCTGGGCTCGGTCCAGAAAATATTTATTAATGTAACGATGGGAATTATTAATGATCCTCACTTTGTATCCGGCCAAACTGTTCGTTGGTTAAATGAAAGAGGGCTTTACCCCGAGCAGGTCGTATTCGAATTAACGGAGCGAAGTTCAATAGATGACTTTGAAGCTGCCAAAAAAATATTGGCGCATTACCGTAGCCAGGGTTATGAGATTGCAATAGATGATGCTGGAGCAGGTTATTCTTCCCTGCAATCGATCGTCGAATTGAGTCCTGATTATATTAAGGTGGATCGTTCACTTGTTCGTATGGCTGACAAGGACGAGATGAAGAAGCATATGCTCCGCACTTTCGTTCGTTTCGCTAAGAAGATGAATATCAGAACGGTGGCGGAAGGTATCGAAAGACCCGAGGAGCTTCGTCTCCTCCGAGCAATGGGATTTGATTACGCACAAGGCTATCTGATCGGCAGGCCAAGTGAATTTCCTTCAGCAGTAATAATGGGAGCTGTCCCTAAAGTCTAA
- a CDS encoding GGDEF domain-containing protein translates to MMNKTNGWLNHNMFNEWMSKITLPQHVGLLIVRWEGSQTTSNRATSSTSGLRIRRLLQAIALRFEKLSDSVRHWTLTDSSLIFIVSFSPEENNNNDTPEITSGRMAFLLRDLAIRAFTDFKCSQSQETGSSLRYGIGWVGNETSSSAVHLKSVEEWEYALLKAYEIAWHRMFFASNPIRFPLPEYSAMPAEYDFKVKYLPIVSLLDGSLYGYEAVPVKAHSEAKINISEFYETADQAGQLFEADRRFREAAIRGFPSRNGDVKLFLPVPTKIIFDPRLYPGSTLRRIEAANLRPEHVVLVMVGGETEQNTTVKAALSHYRSQGFRISLSGIVPSFTSLRRMVDMHPDYGQMNVGWVSDKGMDPVEESMLNGIISLTRKEQIVLIANGLDREELLPALVASGMNYAQGTWLDKGLDEATTLAPHIQARIRAEVNKRYQGASGTLSELVVPVKMFSRETPVSEISRHFELHREGQGIVIVDNGKPLGLLMKEKLHQMLSGQFGLPLYWNRAVGKIMDTHPMVVEESIPVDQASQMAMAREPDKLYDAIIITREGLVTGITFIRSMLEWVTQARMADAQWANPLSGLPGNEPIRRELIRRLAEGRPFSVLYADLDHFKWYNDQYGFHKGDDVIRFTGDALVETMRLQPKYDCFVGHIGGDDFIVLCSGLDSVGIAQDVLTRFEQGIAAHTGKSTGPVLDRAGCPIDAKGLSLSLSLLLCETSEGWTPEALSERAALLKKKAKQQSGNSLAWERITDNVDNQIIIPMDLTVS, encoded by the coding sequence ATGATGAATAAGACAAACGGATGGCTAAATCACAATATGTTTAACGAGTGGATGAGCAAGATTACGCTGCCGCAGCATGTCGGCTTGTTAATCGTTCGCTGGGAAGGCAGTCAGACGACCTCTAATAGGGCGACTTCGAGTACATCCGGTCTTCGTATTCGACGCTTACTACAGGCTATTGCATTGCGTTTCGAGAAGTTATCTGATTCTGTAAGGCATTGGACTTTAACGGATAGTAGTTTGATCTTTATCGTTTCCTTTAGTCCTGAAGAAAATAACAATAATGATACGCCAGAGATAACTTCGGGTAGAATGGCTTTTCTGTTAAGAGATTTAGCGATACGAGCCTTTACTGATTTCAAGTGCTCACAAAGTCAGGAAACGGGAAGCAGCCTTCGTTATGGGATCGGGTGGGTAGGGAACGAAACCTCATCCTCGGCAGTTCACTTGAAGTCGGTTGAAGAATGGGAATATGCCCTATTGAAAGCATACGAGATTGCATGGCACCGGATGTTCTTTGCCAGCAATCCGATTAGGTTTCCGTTACCTGAATATTCAGCAATGCCAGCAGAATACGATTTCAAGGTAAAATATTTACCTATTGTGTCTCTCTTAGATGGCTCTCTGTATGGATACGAAGCCGTTCCTGTTAAAGCCCATAGTGAAGCGAAAATCAATATTAGTGAGTTCTATGAGACAGCGGATCAAGCAGGTCAGCTATTCGAGGCTGATCGACGTTTCCGTGAAGCAGCAATACGAGGCTTCCCCTCCCGTAATGGAGATGTGAAGCTGTTCCTTCCTGTTCCTACCAAAATCATATTCGATCCAAGGCTATATCCAGGAAGCACGCTTAGGAGAATCGAGGCTGCCAATTTAAGGCCTGAGCATGTTGTGCTTGTTATGGTTGGCGGTGAAACAGAGCAGAACACGACGGTTAAAGCAGCATTAAGCCATTATCGTAGTCAGGGCTTTAGGATTTCTCTTTCAGGCATCGTGCCAAGCTTTACTTCCTTGCGTAGAATGGTCGATATGCATCCTGACTATGGTCAGATGAATGTGGGCTGGGTAAGTGACAAGGGAATGGATCCTGTAGAAGAAAGTATGCTGAATGGAATCATTTCCCTAACTCGCAAAGAGCAGATTGTATTGATAGCCAACGGCTTGGATCGGGAAGAATTGCTTCCTGCGCTTGTTGCAAGTGGAATGAATTATGCTCAAGGGACATGGCTCGATAAAGGGCTAGATGAAGCAACGACACTAGCTCCACATATTCAAGCCCGGATTCGCGCAGAAGTAAATAAGCGTTACCAAGGGGCATCTGGAACCTTATCGGAGCTAGTCGTTCCGGTTAAGATGTTTAGCCGTGAAACACCAGTATCGGAAATATCCCGTCACTTTGAGCTTCATCGGGAAGGTCAAGGGATTGTTATTGTTGATAATGGCAAGCCACTAGGCTTACTGATGAAGGAAAAGCTTCATCAAATGCTGTCAGGACAGTTTGGACTGCCGCTTTATTGGAATAGAGCTGTTGGTAAAATCATGGATACACATCCAATGGTTGTCGAAGAGTCGATTCCTGTTGACCAAGCCTCACAGATGGCAATGGCCCGTGAGCCAGACAAGCTCTATGACGCAATTATTATTACTCGTGAAGGACTTGTGACTGGCATTACATTCATTCGATCTATGCTGGAATGGGTGACACAAGCACGGATGGCGGATGCCCAGTGGGCGAATCCACTTTCAGGCTTGCCGGGTAATGAGCCGATTCGCAGGGAGCTAATTCGTAGGCTTGCCGAGGGACGTCCATTTTCCGTTTTATATGCGGATTTGGATCATTTCAAATGGTATAACGATCAATACGGCTTCCACAAGGGAGACGACGTTATTCGCTTTACCGGGGATGCACTTGTAGAAACCATGAGACTTCAGCCCAAATATGATTGCTTTGTTGGTCACATTGGAGGCGATGATTTTATAGTATTGTGTTCGGGCTTAGATTCAGTTGGCATAGCCCAAGATGTGCTTACAAGGTTTGAACAGGGGATAGCTGCACATACAGGGAAAAGCACAGGACCCGTACTCGATCGAGCGGGCTGTCCGATAGATGCTAAGGGATTGTCCCTGTCATTGTCCTTGCTGCTCTGTGAAACATCAGAAGGATGGACGCCGGAAGCGCTGTCGGAACGAGCGGCATTGCTCAAGAAAAAGGCGAAGCAGCAAAGCGGCAATTCCCTTGCTTGGGAACGGATTACTGATAATGTAGACAATCAGATCATCATCCCTATGGATTTAACTGTAAGTTAA
- the phoU gene encoding phosphate signaling complex protein PhoU has translation MVKRREFDLGLEEMTQLLIEMGNRVEKALTEAMTALKNSDVETGKKIVKSDTELNQLEEKISEIGAKLIATQQPVAKDLRRILIAFKISSDLERMGDLSVDIAKVVIRLDGQELIKPLIDLPRMAELVAIMIQESLQSYVDENVDLAYKSAKDDDQVDALYSQIIRELFSLMVENPKTIGQAMLLSFVGRYIERIADHATNIAESVVYLMTGKRPDLNQ, from the coding sequence ATGGTTAAACGCAGAGAATTTGATTTGGGTCTTGAGGAAATGACTCAATTACTTATTGAGATGGGTAATCGAGTAGAAAAGGCGCTTACTGAAGCGATGACCGCGTTAAAGAACAGTGACGTCGAAACAGGAAAAAAAATAGTGAAATCCGATACCGAGCTAAACCAGCTTGAAGAAAAGATTAGTGAAATCGGTGCTAAATTAATTGCTACACAGCAGCCTGTTGCGAAAGATTTACGTCGCATTCTTATCGCATTCAAGATTTCATCAGATCTCGAGCGTATGGGAGATTTGTCTGTCGACATCGCGAAAGTCGTTATTAGACTCGACGGACAGGAGCTTATCAAGCCTCTAATCGATCTGCCAAGAATGGCTGAGCTAGTCGCGATTATGATCCAGGAATCACTTCAATCCTACGTGGATGAGAATGTAGACTTGGCCTATAAGAGCGCTAAGGACGATGATCAAGTAGATGCGCTTTATTCTCAAATCATCAGAGAGCTGTTCTCCCTCATGGTGGAAAATCCGAAGACGATTGGACAAGCGATGCTGCTTAGCTTTGTTGGTCGCTATATTGAACGAATTGCGGATCATGCTACTAATATTGCCGAGAGTGTTGTGTATCTGATGACTGGCAAACGACCTGATTTGAATCAGTAA
- the pstB gene encoding phosphate ABC transporter ATP-binding protein PstB yields MNSIIEINDLDLFYGEFHALKHVNMEIPEKAITAFIGPSGCGKSTLLRTFNRMNDMIAGTRIEGKVEIAGTDIYSSEVDVETLRKRVGMVFQQPNPFPKSIYDNIAYGPRLHGITDRKKLDEIVETSLRSAALWNEVKDHLKRSAYSISGGQQQRLCIARALAVEPDILLMDEATSALDPISTLKIEELAQELKDRYTIVMVTHNMHQAARVSQQTVFFLNGEVVEYSETEKLFSNPTDQRTEDYISGRFG; encoded by the coding sequence ATGAACTCCATCATCGAGATTAATGATTTGGACTTATTCTATGGAGAATTTCACGCTTTGAAGCATGTCAACATGGAAATCCCGGAGAAGGCTATTACTGCATTCATCGGTCCATCAGGTTGTGGAAAATCTACGTTGCTTAGAACCTTCAATCGGATGAACGACATGATCGCCGGCACTCGTATCGAAGGTAAGGTAGAAATTGCGGGAACTGATATTTATTCCAGCGAGGTCGATGTTGAAACCCTACGGAAGCGTGTCGGAATGGTGTTTCAACAGCCGAACCCTTTTCCTAAATCGATCTATGATAACATCGCTTATGGTCCCCGTTTGCATGGGATCACTGACCGTAAGAAGCTCGATGAAATTGTGGAAACGAGCCTTCGTTCTGCTGCCCTATGGAATGAAGTAAAGGATCACTTGAAACGCTCCGCCTACAGTATTTCGGGTGGTCAGCAGCAGCGACTATGTATCGCACGTGCTTTAGCAGTTGAACCAGACATTCTACTTATGGACGAAGCGACCTCGGCCCTTGACCCGATTTCCACGCTTAAGATTGAAGAGCTGGCTCAGGAGCTTAAGGATCGGTACACAATCGTTATGGTTACGCACAATATGCACCAAGCAGCCCGTGTTTCTCAACAAACCGTCTTCTTCCTTAATGGAGAGGTTGTAGAATATTCGGAGACCGAGAAGCTATTCTCCAATCCGACTGACCAGCGTACGGAAGATTACATTAGCGGACGATTCGGTTGA
- the pstB gene encoding phosphate ABC transporter ATP-binding protein PstB, whose amino-acid sequence MEHIGLSAKDLSVSYGDRTAVKNVSLDFSSKQVTALIGPSGCGKSTFLRSLNRMNDLIANCKVTGEIWIRDQNINSPSTDVVSLRQKIGMVWQRPNPFHKSIYENIAFGPRYHGVKRKKELDEIVEQSLRKAALWEETKDRLNNSALALSGGQQQRLCIARSIAVKPDIILMDEPASALDPVSTSKIEELIAELKKEYCIVIVTHNMHQAARVSEKTAFFLMGEVKEYDFTHNIFTNPQKPETSDYITGRFG is encoded by the coding sequence TTGGAGCATATCGGATTGTCCGCCAAAGACCTGAGCGTTTCTTACGGCGATAGAACCGCTGTAAAGAATGTCTCACTCGATTTTTCATCCAAACAGGTTACTGCTCTTATAGGTCCGTCAGGCTGTGGTAAATCAACATTTTTGCGAAGCTTGAATCGGATGAATGATCTTATTGCTAACTGTAAGGTGACAGGAGAAATATGGATTAGGGATCAGAATATCAATAGCCCATCTACCGACGTCGTTTCGCTTCGTCAGAAGATCGGCATGGTATGGCAACGCCCCAATCCTTTTCATAAATCAATCTATGAGAACATTGCCTTCGGACCTCGGTATCACGGGGTTAAGAGGAAAAAGGAGCTCGATGAAATCGTTGAGCAATCTTTAAGGAAAGCTGCATTATGGGAGGAAACCAAAGACAGGCTGAATAATTCGGCTCTTGCACTATCGGGTGGTCAGCAGCAACGTCTGTGTATCGCTCGATCGATTGCCGTCAAGCCGGACATTATCCTCATGGATGAGCCAGCTTCGGCTTTGGACCCAGTCTCAACCTCTAAGATCGAAGAATTGATCGCAGAGCTGAAGAAGGAATATTGCATTGTAATCGTGACTCACAACATGCATCAAGCAGCACGAGTGTCAGAGAAGACTGCATTTTTCCTCATGGGTGAAGTTAAGGAATATGATTTCACGCACAATATTTTTACCAATCCGCAGAAGCCAGAGACTAGCGATTACATTACAGGGCGGTTCGGATAA
- the pstA gene encoding phosphate ABC transporter permease PstA codes for MKAKTADKIATSVIIAVAAFIVLILAGLLGYILFRGVGHISFHFLTSAPETIRKGGGIGPQLFNSVFLLVLTMIITIPIGLGAGIYMSEYAPANRITSAIRLVVEVLSSVPSIIVGLFGLLVLVNLFGFGFSLFSGALALTVFNLPLMVRITEQGLKGVPREQKEASLALGLSKWKTITSVMLPIGLPVILTGTILAAGRVFGEAAALLFTAGMSSPRLDFTDWNPFSPFSPLNPFRPAETLAVHIWKINSEGLAPDAAQIAAGASAVLVITVLLFNFAARWLGRYMYRKFTAIK; via the coding sequence ATGAAAGCTAAAACAGCTGATAAAATTGCAACCTCCGTCATTATTGCGGTCGCAGCGTTTATCGTACTAATATTAGCTGGTTTGCTCGGTTATATTCTCTTCCGGGGCGTCGGACATATCAGCTTTCACTTTCTAACCTCAGCACCGGAGACGATTCGTAAAGGCGGTGGCATCGGGCCACAGCTATTTAACTCCGTGTTCTTACTCGTACTTACGATGATTATTACAATTCCTATCGGTCTTGGTGCAGGTATCTATATGAGCGAATATGCCCCTGCAAACCGGATCACAAGTGCCATTCGTTTGGTCGTTGAAGTTCTTTCATCCGTTCCGTCCATTATCGTTGGTTTGTTCGGACTACTCGTATTGGTCAATTTGTTCGGATTTGGATTTTCCTTGTTCTCTGGTGCATTGGCACTTACCGTGTTCAATCTTCCATTGATGGTTCGGATAACAGAGCAAGGGCTTAAGGGAGTGCCTCGCGAGCAGAAGGAAGCGAGTCTCGCTCTCGGATTGTCCAAGTGGAAGACGATAACTTCAGTTATGCTTCCAATCGGACTTCCGGTCATTCTGACAGGTACGATTCTTGCTGCTGGTAGGGTGTTCGGAGAAGCGGCAGCTCTGCTGTTTACAGCGGGAATGAGCTCGCCTAGATTAGACTTCACGGATTGGAACCCATTCAGCCCGTTTTCTCCGCTCAATCCGTTCCGCCCAGCTGAAACTTTGGCTGTTCATATTTGGAAGATCAATTCAGAGGGCTTAGCTCCAGATGCTGCACAAATTGCTGCAGGTGCATCAGCCGTCCTTGTCATTACTGTATTGCTGTTTAACTTTGCAGCAAGATGGCTGGGAAGATACATGTATCGCAAATTTACAGCAATCAAATAA